Proteins co-encoded in one Oceanispirochaeta sp. M1 genomic window:
- the hflX gene encoding GTPase HflX has translation MEPVFERLEDRDILSMKCESSFLVGIQDEGESAQESENHLKELASLAETMGIPPVDTMMVKLRKTNPRYLVGTGKIQEIGQAAADCGADLVIFDYDLSPSQQRNIERDLNITVIDREEVILDIFAERASTREAVLQIALARMQYSLPRLTRAWTHLSRQRGGAKGTRGKGETQLETDRRMVLAKIASLKKELAHVRKNRETQRKRRRSLPVPTLSIVGYTNAGKSSILNMMTGADVLTEDKLFATLDPTSRRVHLPGGRQVVVTDTVGFIRKLPHNLVEAFKSTLEEAVMADAVIHVLDISNPEWREHKKVTEEVLRELGAGDKPVLLVFNKSDMIDDPDEMAHFLVNEANTVVMLSAKTGAGREKLEDGIQQVLEAELPVKSLLIPADKWDIVAYVRRNSIVLKEEYEEEGIYMEAILSVKDQKMLANYVKD, from the coding sequence GTGGAACCTGTATTTGAACGTCTGGAAGATCGGGATATTCTCTCAATGAAATGTGAAAGCTCTTTTTTGGTGGGCATTCAGGATGAGGGAGAATCGGCTCAAGAGTCCGAAAATCATTTAAAAGAACTGGCGAGTCTGGCCGAAACCATGGGAATTCCTCCTGTGGATACCATGATGGTCAAGCTGAGAAAAACAAATCCCCGCTACCTTGTGGGTACAGGTAAGATTCAAGAGATAGGACAGGCTGCAGCAGACTGCGGCGCCGATCTTGTAATCTTTGACTATGACCTTTCTCCGTCTCAGCAGAGAAATATCGAACGAGACTTGAACATCACTGTAATTGACCGGGAAGAAGTTATCCTGGATATTTTTGCAGAAAGGGCATCCACCAGAGAAGCTGTTCTTCAGATAGCTCTTGCCAGAATGCAGTACAGTCTGCCCCGTCTTACCCGTGCATGGACCCATTTGTCCAGACAGAGGGGGGGAGCCAAGGGTACCAGGGGTAAGGGTGAAACCCAGCTGGAAACTGACAGACGTATGGTTCTGGCAAAAATAGCATCCCTTAAGAAAGAGCTGGCCCATGTCAGAAAGAACAGAGAGACTCAGCGAAAGAGAAGACGTTCCCTCCCGGTTCCGACCCTCTCCATTGTGGGTTATACAAATGCCGGTAAATCTTCAATTCTGAATATGATGACTGGAGCTGATGTTCTGACCGAAGATAAGCTTTTTGCAACTCTTGATCCCACATCACGAAGGGTTCATCTCCCTGGTGGAAGACAGGTTGTTGTTACCGATACTGTAGGTTTTATCAGAAAGCTGCCCCATAATCTGGTAGAAGCTTTTAAATCCACCCTTGAAGAAGCCGTAATGGCCGATGCCGTTATTCATGTCCTGGATATAAGTAATCCAGAGTGGAGAGAACATAAAAAGGTGACCGAAGAGGTTTTGAGAGAACTTGGTGCCGGAGACAAACCGGTTCTTCTGGTGTTCAATAAGAGCGATATGATTGATGATCCAGATGAGATGGCTCACTTTCTAGTTAATGAAGCAAATACAGTGGTCATGCTTTCTGCAAAAACAGGAGCAGGACGTGAAAAGCTCGAAGATGGAATTCAGCAGGTCCTTGAAGCCGAGCTCCCGGTTAAATCTTTGTTGATTCCAGCTGATAAGTGGGATATAGTTGCATATGTAAGGCGTAACAGTATTGTACTGAAGGAAGAATACGAGGAAGAGGGTATTTATATGGAAGCCATCCTCAGTGTCAAAGATCAGAAAATGCTTGCAAATTATGTAAAAGATTGA
- a CDS encoding FecR domain-containing protein produces MKKITLFLILTSILAVPAFSLMGEVVYVDGTVDIKTSSGDFDYADIGMPVETGDSIITGYDGYAEIEMEDGSTVKVNEDSIFKLDSVQQDNKSRNSFQLVLGSASYKFTKTMKEQEPQIRTPSTVCGLRGTEFSVFSGIDGSALYVVDEGSVAVTSKGAEVQLGAEQGVRVNAGETPGVPFEIKRGKVDYSAFKAEAEEAFLSNPASTVFLMMDQLAEYADMSDENEALFQAQKDGLMGLREKLDTLEGDKKKAYYKETVFPEEVKASGLKQNVRYYAVSAKSLRRFVVGTMYVQMKTIYFMDQGNPEFLDFLNAYYQFLDMYETRIVPYLVEADIR; encoded by the coding sequence ATGAAAAAAATCACTTTATTCCTGATTCTGACATCAATACTGGCAGTTCCGGCTTTCTCACTGATGGGAGAAGTTGTTTATGTTGATGGAACTGTTGATATAAAAACAAGCTCCGGTGATTTTGATTATGCAGATATCGGGATGCCTGTAGAGACAGGCGATTCCATTATCACTGGATATGACGGCTATGCAGAGATAGAGATGGAAGACGGTTCTACTGTCAAGGTTAATGAAGATTCTATCTTTAAACTGGATTCTGTACAGCAGGATAACAAGAGCAGAAACAGTTTTCAGCTTGTTCTTGGTTCTGCCAGCTATAAATTCACAAAGACAATGAAAGAGCAGGAGCCTCAGATCAGGACTCCTTCAACAGTCTGTGGACTGCGCGGTACAGAATTCTCCGTTTTTTCAGGTATAGACGGTTCGGCCCTCTATGTTGTTGATGAAGGAAGCGTTGCTGTAACATCCAAGGGTGCAGAAGTGCAGCTGGGTGCAGAGCAGGGTGTCAGAGTAAATGCCGGTGAGACTCCGGGTGTACCCTTTGAGATTAAAAGGGGAAAGGTTGACTACTCCGCATTCAAGGCAGAAGCAGAAGAGGCTTTTCTGAGTAATCCCGCATCCACTGTATTTCTTATGATGGATCAGCTGGCAGAATATGCAGATATGTCTGATGAGAATGAGGCGTTGTTTCAGGCTCAGAAAGACGGCTTGATGGGTTTACGTGAAAAACTGGATACACTTGAGGGTGATAAGAAGAAAGCTTATTACAAAGAAACCGTATTTCCAGAAGAAGTAAAAGCTTCCGGTTTAAAACAGAATGTCCGCTACTATGCGGTCTCTGCAAAGTCTCTAAGACGTTTTGTGGTCGGTACTATGTATGTACAGATGAAAACTATATACTTTATGGATCAGGGAAATCCCGAATTTCTTGATTTTCTAAATGCCTATTACCAGTTTCTCGATATGTATGAGACAAGAATCGTCCCGTACCTTGTTGAAGCAGATATACGCTAG
- a CDS encoding M23 family metallopeptidase, which translates to MSDPADGKSMGLFKTMKKMKGWRSAVFTILIISTFFFVINVARNTSATAAVIADSDIIPTAVIEAAVSTIEINDTFLRRGSTLSLHLEDNGISSTDTSGVIDAIKDVVNLRKLRAGQKVELRYENNYFSGIMLPFSIDRDILVSRSGGDGFQVTENYKELNAYPVSIDTVVDSSLYASCLDSGMQDNVIMDLIQLYSFDIDFQRDIHKGDQLSVTYEVIYDEEGNVVDTGNILFTSMKTGNQDLQIFRYENTDGKADFYNENGQTVRKTLLKTPINGAYITSGYGRRTHPITGFNSVHKGIDFGAPKGTPIKSSGDGTVTYAGYNDVFGYHVRVRHVNGYTTMYAHMSAFGRGIRRGRIVDQGQTIGYVGTTGMSTGPHLHYEVRYNGTHINPSMMKFPPGKTLAGKEVELFQNMLSSYSASLP; encoded by the coding sequence TTGTCCGATCCTGCCGATGGTAAATCTATGGGACTATTTAAAACGATGAAAAAAATGAAGGGATGGCGGTCTGCTGTCTTTACAATATTAATTATCTCCACATTCTTTTTTGTGATCAATGTTGCAAGAAATACTTCGGCTACAGCAGCAGTCATTGCTGATTCCGATATTATACCCACAGCAGTGATAGAAGCTGCTGTTTCTACAATTGAAATTAATGATACTTTTTTAAGACGCGGCAGTACCTTATCTCTCCATCTGGAAGATAATGGAATCAGCTCAACTGATACTTCCGGTGTTATCGATGCCATAAAGGATGTGGTCAACCTCAGAAAACTCCGTGCGGGACAGAAAGTTGAACTCCGCTATGAGAACAACTACTTTTCAGGCATCATGCTTCCTTTCTCCATAGACCGTGATATTCTTGTCTCACGCAGTGGAGGAGACGGTTTTCAGGTAACAGAAAACTACAAAGAACTGAATGCCTATCCTGTCTCTATTGATACTGTCGTTGATTCAAGCCTCTATGCCTCCTGTCTGGACAGCGGTATGCAGGATAATGTCATTATGGATCTGATTCAGCTCTATTCTTTTGATATAGACTTTCAGAGAGATATTCATAAAGGAGACCAGCTTTCCGTTACCTATGAAGTAATTTATGATGAAGAGGGTAATGTTGTTGATACGGGTAATATTCTTTTTACATCAATGAAAACAGGCAATCAGGATCTGCAGATCTTCCGCTATGAGAATACCGATGGAAAAGCCGATTTTTATAATGAAAACGGACAGACCGTACGGAAAACCCTTTTAAAAACACCTATAAACGGTGCCTATATCACATCCGGATATGGACGCAGAACTCATCCTATCACAGGGTTCAATTCTGTACATAAAGGAATCGATTTCGGGGCACCCAAAGGGACTCCCATTAAATCTTCAGGAGACGGAACTGTAACATATGCCGGATACAACGATGTTTTCGGTTACCATGTTCGGGTCCGCCACGTAAACGGTTATACAACCATGTATGCCCATATGTCGGCCTTCGGAAGAGGAATCAGACGTGGACGAATTGTTGATCAGGGGCAGACCATCGGTTATGTCGGAACTACAGGAATGTCTACGGGACCTCATCTTCATTACGAAGTCCGTTACAACGGAACACATATCAATCCATCCATGATGAAATTCCCTCCCGGAAAAACTCTGGCCGGTAAAGAGGTAGAATTGTTTCAGAATATGCTGAGCAGCTACAGTGCTTCTCTACCCTAA
- a CDS encoding DMT family transporter — translation MYVGEIAALLTTICWMISALSFEASGKRIGSLPVNIIRLVLGIIFMEIYLVISRGVLIPGIAPDGSFWFMFASGFVGFFIGDMLLFRSYVEIGSRVALLILSFVPPITAFLEWIVMGQVLAVQGWISMAVVLTGVLLVLLKKEENSVVLKHPVRGILLALGGTIGQSTGMILSRMGMGASDPVQATLVRAFAGLCGFIPLFFILGIWPKVFKGLKDKTAMSQLSLGAMFGPFIGVALMLYAMQHTTAGIVSIITALVPVVVIPATMILFRDKITIREIIGSFIAVGGVVILFL, via the coding sequence ATGTATGTAGGTGAAATTGCCGCTTTACTGACTACCATATGCTGGATGATTTCAGCTCTCTCATTTGAAGCATCAGGTAAGAGAATAGGCTCCCTGCCTGTTAATATTATCAGGCTTGTTCTGGGAATCATCTTTATGGAGATATATCTTGTAATCAGCCGGGGTGTTTTAATACCCGGCATTGCCCCGGACGGCTCTTTCTGGTTTATGTTCGCATCAGGATTTGTCGGTTTCTTTATCGGTGATATGCTGCTGTTCCGTTCCTATGTTGAGATAGGATCAAGAGTCGCTCTGCTGATTTTAAGTTTTGTCCCCCCCATCACAGCTTTCCTTGAATGGATAGTAATGGGACAGGTGTTAGCTGTTCAGGGCTGGATCAGTATGGCAGTCGTACTTACGGGAGTTCTTCTTGTATTACTGAAGAAAGAAGAAAATTCCGTAGTTTTGAAACATCCTGTAAGGGGTATACTTCTGGCCCTCGGTGGAACTATCGGCCAGTCAACAGGAATGATACTCAGCCGTATGGGAATGGGCGCATCCGATCCTGTACAGGCAACTCTGGTAAGAGCCTTTGCCGGATTATGCGGGTTTATTCCTCTTTTTTTTATTCTGGGTATCTGGCCAAAGGTGTTTAAAGGTCTAAAAGATAAGACAGCAATGAGCCAGCTCTCCCTGGGAGCCATGTTCGGCCCCTTTATCGGAGTAGCCCTTATGCTCTATGCCATGCAGCATACAACAGCCGGAATAGTCTCCATCATCACGGCTCTTGTACCTGTAGTGGTTATCCCCGCAACTATGATCCTCTTCAGAGATAAAATTACTATCAGAGAAATTATCGGATCATTTATAGCTGTGGGAGGAGTTGTAATACTCTTTCTTTAA
- a CDS encoding MFS transporter, with the protein MIDSKGKRISSARVERSLFISLIAGGMGSVWFIFCQPQQILTVMIRNYLHASDQQLGTFVAILNMAGVFHLGAIYLYSKTKRIKPVWIITTTLSRSSAFFIAAAALYVYMGGDKNTALWIVMGVSLVFSYMLGNISGSGWWTWISALIPEKTRSSYFGKRSSLAQMMNIIFFFSATWLLDIFSSDIFLIYALIYLVIGVLGVADILLHLAVPEPVHAHERQPFSRNLLLEPVRNKEFLCFAVLTGFSVLSIFVAAPFLAPHITSPETVGAPNIWLGIMFFISQLTWMFIAPFWGMLMDRMGQKPIVLLGLLHPFCYPLYLLLTPHNYEIFLPIIAIWTGIFAPAFWEGITQMMLAQVPSKNRTAYVAWYWALLGMIGSLGNLLGGFLMEHTGSLTITIAATLLLTFLSFLVFGSLKVTATARLDHVVSLITTPSVYRTYSQLSVLSGTVRPDKVHKALKDVKNKSGVLAFDEVCSRLEDPDRAVREEAAGAMGRIGTEAARDILIAQLNNPDSLVRPEAAAALGLMQDLSAIPPLIDALYTGDEEVQEEAALSLGKLKSEESVKALKQIIEEDRSQRVKVSSVEGIVHQNRLEAVEEIMKLWEQTSNKILKTQLSISLGNLIGNPGGFYRCVTGTQENRDSAIANLFKDIFNSLKKFEIMDSGYVSHIIKESLPAVEESFTARDFPESFSTMYTIILNLIFRKLEMMGYEGDAENAGCYLKEKDSLLFLGFHLYSRLEQLRIEKLCEPQPTDILLGVYFLKSYCKRETQRGR; encoded by the coding sequence ATGATAGACAGCAAAGGTAAACGCATAAGCTCCGCCCGTGTGGAACGTTCTTTATTCATATCTCTGATTGCAGGCGGTATGGGTTCCGTCTGGTTTATCTTCTGTCAGCCCCAGCAGATTCTCACTGTAATGATTAGAAACTATCTGCATGCAAGTGATCAGCAGCTGGGAACATTTGTGGCTATCCTTAACATGGCAGGGGTCTTCCATCTGGGAGCCATCTACCTCTATTCAAAGACAAAACGAATCAAACCTGTCTGGATAATAACCACAACCCTCTCCCGATCCTCAGCATTTTTCATTGCCGCCGCAGCACTCTATGTTTATATGGGAGGGGATAAAAATACCGCCCTCTGGATTGTAATGGGAGTATCTCTTGTATTCTCCTATATGCTGGGAAACATTTCCGGTTCCGGCTGGTGGACATGGATCTCTGCTCTTATTCCTGAGAAGACGAGATCATCCTACTTTGGAAAACGCTCCAGCCTGGCTCAGATGATGAACATCATTTTCTTTTTCTCGGCAACATGGCTTCTGGATATCTTTTCCAGTGATATTTTTCTGATATATGCGCTGATCTATCTTGTTATAGGGGTTCTTGGAGTCGCAGATATTCTTCTTCACCTGGCAGTCCCGGAGCCCGTACACGCCCATGAACGGCAGCCTTTTTCCAGGAATCTTCTTCTGGAACCAGTGAGAAACAAGGAGTTTCTCTGTTTTGCTGTACTTACCGGTTTTTCAGTGCTGAGCATCTTTGTAGCAGCTCCCTTTCTGGCGCCCCATATTACAAGCCCTGAGACTGTGGGTGCTCCTAATATCTGGCTGGGTATTATGTTCTTTATCTCACAGCTTACCTGGATGTTCATTGCACCATTCTGGGGAATGCTGATGGACCGCATGGGTCAGAAGCCTATTGTTCTTCTGGGACTGCTTCATCCATTCTGTTACCCTCTATATCTTCTTCTCACTCCCCATAACTATGAAATTTTTCTTCCTATTATTGCCATATGGACTGGAATCTTTGCTCCGGCATTCTGGGAAGGAATAACTCAGATGATGCTGGCACAGGTTCCTTCAAAAAACAGAACTGCCTATGTTGCCTGGTACTGGGCACTCCTTGGAATGATCGGTTCACTGGGTAACCTCCTTGGAGGGTTTCTCATGGAACATACAGGCAGCCTGACCATAACTATAGCTGCTACTCTTTTACTGACCTTTTTGAGCTTTCTTGTATTCGGCAGCCTGAAGGTTACGGCCACTGCCAGACTGGACCATGTTGTTTCTCTGATCACCACACCTTCGGTCTACAGGACCTATTCACAGCTCTCTGTTCTCTCAGGAACGGTTCGGCCTGATAAGGTGCACAAAGCATTAAAGGATGTAAAGAACAAATCCGGAGTCCTGGCATTTGATGAAGTCTGCAGCCGTCTGGAAGATCCTGACCGGGCTGTCCGGGAGGAAGCCGCCGGAGCTATGGGAAGGATAGGCACAGAAGCGGCCAGGGACATACTCATAGCACAGCTGAACAATCCCGACTCCCTTGTTCGTCCCGAAGCTGCAGCGGCACTGGGTCTAATGCAGGATTTATCAGCCATACCTCCCCTTATTGATGCCCTGTACACAGGAGATGAAGAGGTTCAGGAAGAGGCCGCCTTATCTCTTGGAAAACTGAAGAGTGAAGAATCCGTCAAGGCCCTTAAGCAAATCATAGAAGAAGACCGTTCTCAGCGGGTCAAGGTATCCAGTGTTGAAGGTATTGTTCACCAGAACCGCCTTGAGGCTGTGGAAGAGATTATGAAGCTTTGGGAGCAGACCAGTAATAAGATACTGAAAACCCAGCTTTCCATATCTCTGGGGAACCTGATAGGGAATCCCGGAGGATTCTACCGCTGTGTTACAGGGACTCAGGAGAACAGAGATTCGGCCATTGCCAATCTGTTCAAAGATATTTTTAACAGTCTCAAGAAGTTTGAAATCATGGATTCAGGATATGTCAGCCATATTATCAAAGAGAGTCTTCCTGCAGTGGAAGAGAGCTTTACAGCACGCGACTTCCCTGAAAGCTTCAGCACTATGTATACAATCATACTGAACCTGATATTCCGTAAACTGGAAATGATGGGATATGAGGGAGATGCTGAAAATGCCGGATGTTATCTGAAAGAGAAAGACAGCCTCCTCTTTCTGGGTTTTCATCTCTACTCCCGTCTTGAACAGCTGCGAATAGAAAAATTGTGCGAGCCTCAACCCACTGATATCCTGCTGGGAGTCTATTTCCTCAAGTCATACTGTAAGAGAGAAACTCAGCGCGGCAGATAG
- a CDS encoding MBL fold metallo-hydrolase, whose protein sequence is MDIEILPAGPIQTNAYLIINKKTKEAAAVDAGPEAFDIIMEECGKYEAELKAVLVTHPHWDHILDVHKFNEAGIPVFAHKDAISWIEDPSVQSSMAMPGLVFKEASVDRVLAHDEAFDLAGMHFTVRDTPGHCPGSIVFYLPDGGCCFTGDVIFDGSVGRTDLPGGDMEVLKKSIVNQIYTLPDETILYPGHGSTTLVGKEKISNPFVTV, encoded by the coding sequence ATGGATATTGAAATACTACCGGCAGGTCCGATTCAGACCAATGCCTATCTGATAATAAATAAAAAAACTAAAGAAGCAGCCGCAGTGGATGCAGGTCCCGAAGCCTTTGATATTATTATGGAGGAGTGCGGTAAATATGAGGCCGAACTGAAAGCAGTTCTTGTAACGCATCCCCACTGGGATCATATTCTGGACGTTCATAAGTTCAATGAAGCGGGTATCCCCGTATTTGCTCATAAAGATGCAATTTCCTGGATTGAAGATCCCTCTGTGCAGTCCTCCATGGCAATGCCCGGCCTTGTATTCAAAGAAGCCTCTGTGGACCGTGTCCTGGCTCATGACGAGGCCTTCGATCTGGCTGGGATGCATTTCACAGTCAGGGATACTCCCGGCCATTGTCCCGGTTCCATAGTGTTCTATCTGCCTGATGGTGGATGCTGCTTCACAGGAGATGTCATCTTTGACGGTTCTGTTGGCCGGACTGATCTGCCCGGTGGAGATATGGAAGTACTGAAAAAGTCTATTGTCAATCAGATTTATACTTTACCTGATGAGACTATCCTCTATCCCGGACATGGTTCAACCACTCTGGTGGGCAAGGAAAAAATCAGTAACCCCTTCGTGACTGTTTAG
- a CDS encoding ATP-binding protein, whose amino-acid sequence MSNKTLSRKVDKALLKFKLVEPGDKILLAISGGKDSLAMAYFLGHKQKGFPIPYELGAIHIEGDFPGCGKSPVMAELMEEWGIPFEVVKVPIMERLKPGKSMNCYWCSTQRRMELLRYAGDNGYNKIALGHHMDDILETFFMNMMYKSELSTMLPLLKYDRYPFTVIRPLAYVKEQEIIDFAESQDLLKAATTCQYGTTSNRLDARSIIDQIAAKEGSHIKDNIFEAMCNPVHRYMPYSLLDNEDDKKS is encoded by the coding sequence ATGTCCAATAAAACATTGTCCCGCAAGGTTGATAAGGCTTTGTTGAAGTTTAAGCTGGTTGAACCCGGAGACAAGATCCTACTGGCAATTTCGGGCGGTAAGGATTCACTTGCCATGGCCTATTTTCTGGGGCACAAACAGAAAGGTTTTCCCATTCCCTATGAACTGGGTGCTATTCATATTGAAGGTGATTTCCCGGGCTGTGGAAAATCTCCTGTCATGGCAGAACTTATGGAAGAGTGGGGCATACCCTTTGAAGTGGTAAAAGTCCCCATAATGGAGCGCCTGAAACCTGGGAAATCTATGAACTGCTACTGGTGCTCTACTCAGAGGAGAATGGAACTCCTCCGCTATGCTGGTGATAATGGGTATAACAAAATCGCTCTGGGTCACCATATGGACGATATCCTTGAAACATTTTTTATGAATATGATGTATAAGTCAGAGCTCTCTACAATGCTTCCTCTTCTTAAATATGACCGCTATCCTTTTACAGTAATAAGACCTCTGGCCTATGTCAAAGAGCAGGAGATTATCGATTTTGCAGAGAGTCAGGATCTATTGAAAGCCGCAACAACCTGTCAGTATGGAACAACATCCAATAGACTGGATGCCAGAAGTATCATTGATCAGATTGCGGCAAAAGAGGGCTCCCATATCAAGGATAATATTTTTGAAGCCATGTGCAATCCAGTCCACCGCTATATGCCCTACAGCCTTCTGGACAATGAGGATGATAAAAAGTCATAA
- the metA gene encoding homoserine O-succinyltransferase: MPVRIPDKLPATDILSNENIFVMTETRAMHQDIRPLKILILNLMPVKITTETHLLRLLSNSPLQLEVDLIQPVTHTSRNTPQEHLQVFYKTFNEISDYKYDGMIVTGAPVETLEFEEVNYWDEIVSILEWSKTNVTSTLHICWGAQAGLYYHHGVKKHPIKTKMSGVFCHNVNDRKVPLVRGFDDNFLAPHSRHTEVRREDIENIPGLNIVSESEEAGIYIVTSNEGKNIFVTGHSEYDPLTLKEEYERDLAKGMEPIVPRNYFPDDNPELPPAVSWRSHANLLFSNWLNYYVYQVTPYNIEDI, translated from the coding sequence ATGCCTGTAAGAATTCCGGATAAACTACCGGCAACTGATATTCTCAGTAACGAAAATATCTTTGTCATGACAGAAACCAGGGCCATGCATCAGGATATCAGACCCCTGAAAATCCTGATCCTGAATCTTATGCCTGTCAAGATTACTACAGAGACTCATCTGCTCAGACTGCTTTCTAACAGTCCTCTGCAGCTTGAGGTGGATCTCATACAACCGGTAACACACACAAGCCGTAATACTCCTCAGGAACACCTCCAGGTCTTTTATAAGACTTTTAACGAGATCAGTGATTACAAATATGACGGAATGATTGTAACCGGTGCACCTGTGGAGACCTTGGAATTTGAAGAGGTTAATTACTGGGATGAGATTGTCAGTATCCTTGAATGGTCAAAGACTAATGTTACTTCAACCCTGCATATCTGCTGGGGTGCACAGGCCGGTCTTTATTATCATCACGGAGTAAAAAAACATCCTATCAAGACAAAAATGTCCGGAGTCTTCTGTCACAATGTAAATGATAGAAAAGTCCCTCTGGTCAGAGGGTTCGATGACAATTTTCTTGCTCCCCATTCCAGACACACAGAAGTGAGACGAGAGGATATCGAAAATATCCCCGGTTTGAATATAGTTTCCGAATCAGAAGAAGCGGGAATCTATATTGTCACAAGTAACGAGGGAAAAAATATCTTTGTAACCGGACATTCCGAATACGATCCTCTCACCTTAAAAGAAGAGTATGAACGGGATCTCGCCAAGGGTATGGAACCGATAGTGCCAAGAAATTATTTCCCCGATGATAATCCTGAGCTTCCACCTGCTGTAAGCTGGCGCAGTCATGCCAACCTGCTTTTCAGTAACTGGCTCAACTACTATGTATACCAGGTGACCCCCTATAATATTGAGGATATCTGA